Genomic DNA from Prevotella intermedia ATCC 25611 = DSM 20706:
TCTCCAGCGGGCACTTCCAAGTCAATACCTTGCAACTCAAAACCGGGATAGCTTTTGTGTAAGTTGCGAATTTCTAACAGATTGTCCATATACTATGTCTTTTTTGATTTCGTAAAATACCGTTCTTCTACTTTCTAAATTGTTGCATTTATTATTAAGCAAAACAAAAAATATGCCAATAGAGTAACTATGTCAAACTGGCAATTGAGGAGTTTAGAAAGTTCAAGGAAGAATTCTTTTGTTCAAAGCCTAAAGGGTTTAAGAGTATTTTCTCGCATAACACATTCAATCGAGTATTTTCCTGTTGCCCCTCAAGGAACTGGAGAAACAATTTCGTTTGTGAATATAGGAAGCTGTGGAGCACGTCTAACAAATGGCAATGGTGCGCTCAAACCCTTACGCACCATTAGTGTTTCGGGTGGTGAAAATGGTGTAATATTAGAACAAGGGAAGGTCGGAAAGCAGTACGACGAAACAAAAGGTAATCTATAAACAACTTGACGCCCTTGACCTTGCTATATATGTAGGTTCCATTAATGCCATAGGCATACAAACGCAAAAGGACAATGGAGAATATTTTCGATAAAAAAAACATCACTAATTTCTCGTTAATCACATTTTTGCAGTACTTTTGCAGTCTGTAAAGAATAGGTAAAATAACGTTTTAAGGGAAAGATTATGAAGAAAATAAGAGCAGCAGTAGTGGGCTACGGCAACATCGGGCACTACGCTATTGAAGCACTCGAAGCTGCCAAAGACTTTGAGATTGCAGGTATCGTGCGTCGTCAGGGCGACAAGGACAAACCTTTGGAACTTACGCCATACGACGTTGTAGACGACATTGCAAAGCTGAAGAACGTTGATGTAGCCATTCTTGCTGCACCAACACGCAGCTGTCCCAAATATGCAGAACGCATTGTAGCTATGGGTATCAACACGGTGGATTCGTTCGACATACACACAAGCATATTGGACTACCGCACAAAGCAAATGGAGAACTGCAAAAAGGCGGGCAAAGTGAGTGTAATTGCAGCGGGTTGGGACCCCGGTTCCGACTCTGTGGTGCGCATCTTGATGGAGAGTTTGGCACCCAAAGGCTTGTCGTACACCAATTTCGGGCCTGGTATGTCAATGGGACACTCGGTTTGCGTGCGTGGCAAGGAAGGTGTGAAGAACGCACTTTCTGTAACTATCCCGCTGGGCGAAGGCATTCACCGCCGTATGGTTTACGTGGAATTGGAAGACGGCGCAAAGCTCGAAGAGGTTACAAAGGCTATCAAGGCTGACCCATATTTCGCCAACGACGAAACCCACGTGTTTGCAGTGGCAAGCGTAGACGACGTGCGCGATATGGGACACGGCGTCCATCTCGTTCGCAAAGGTGTGAGCGGAAAGACGCAAAACCAGCATTTCGAATTCAATATGAGCATCAACAACCCTGCACTTACAAGTCAGATACTCGTAAACTGCGCCCGTGCCACAATGCGTTTGGCAGCTGGTTGCTATACGATGCCCGAAATTCCTGTGATTGATTATTTGCCTGCATCGCGCGAAGAGGTTATCAACACATTGGTATAGGAATTTCCAATTATTGCGCACGGAATAGAAATAATAAAAAGAAAAATGCTTTATATTCCTTTCTTTTCGTAACTTTGCACCTGATTAAATGTTGGAACAACATAAATGGAAAAGGCATTGAAACGCTTTATTGCGGAGTTTCAGCATAAAATTCCGCAGCATATCAATCTGTCAGCCGACTACGAAAAGGTTTCAGCAAGGTTGAAGCAGCACCATATAAACTTGGAATCGAAGTCGTTGCGGAAACTCTGGGGCTATGTGCTGTTGAAGGAAAAGCCATCGAAAAAGACATTAGACCGATTGGCATTGTTTGCAGGTTTTCAGAACTGGAAAGACTTGCAGACCGCTATTCACGGCGTTGGCGATGGGCAATTGAACTACGAAGAGGAAGACAAAGAGGATTGAGCAGAAAAGAAAAGCTACGATTCAAGACATAAAAAAAGTTCAGAACTGTAAAGTTCCGAACTTTTTTTATTTGTGGATTTCTCAAGAGAGAATTACTTGTCTTTCTTAGCAGATACCACTCTTCTTTCCTTAATACGAGCAGCCTTACCTGTAAGATTGCGCAAGTAGTAAAGCTTAGCGCGACGTACCTTACCATGCTTGTTCACCTCGATAGACTCGATATTAGGTGATTCCATTGGGAAAATACGCTCAACACCGATGGTGCCCGACATCTTACGAACAGTGAAACGCTTCTTTTCGCCCTCACCGTTAATCTTGATTACTACACCACGGTAAAGCTGAACACGTTGCTTATTACCCTCGACGATTTTGTAAGCGACAGTTACAGTGTCTCCAGCTCTGAACTCTGGGTGCTGCTTGCCGGTTGCAAATGCTTCTTCAGCAATTTTAATTAAATCCATTTTTTAATTAATTAAATATTGTTTGTCGTTCCAATATAACATAGTACGCGACTCTTCCACGACCAGCGGTTATACCGAAAAGCGGTGCAAAGTTACGATAAATAATTCGATTAACGATTGAAACTTTCTTATTTGCAAACCTTCTTTAACTATATTTCACTTATGCAGAACAAAAACAAGATGACTGAAACAACGTTGGCTGACAAGTTTTTACTACCTTTGCAGAAAGCAAAAAACGCAGATTATGAATAAGAAGATGTTTTTAATAGGTGGTATGGCAGCTGTATTGACCTGTACGCCATGTGCAGCACAGCGGGCAAAATACCAACTTACAGGTGTGCAGCGCAGCAGAATACTGATTGATGCACGCTACGACAAGGCTAAAGACCCGAAGGCTGTGGAGTTTTTAGCACCCTACAAGCACATAGTAGACAGCATTATGACTCCGGTAGTGGCGCAGTCAGACCACTATATGGCGGCGCATCGGCCAGAGAGCGACCTATCCAATCTGCTTGCCGACATATTGGTATGGGCAGCAAAGGGATATAACGAGAAAGTCGATTTTGCTGTTTACAATATGGGAGGCATTCGTGCAGCACTGCCCAAAGGCAATGTTACAGTGGGCGACGTGAACGATATTGCACCGTTTGAAAACAAAATATGCTTCCTTACACTTAGCGGCGAGAAGGTGTTGGAGCTGTTTCAGCAGATTGCTCATACAGGTGGCGAAGGCGTTAGCAAGGGAGTGCTGCTGGGTTTGACAAAGCGTAACACGCTTCAGTATGCGAGTCTGCACGGAAAACAGATTGACCCAAAGGCGCAATACCGCATTGCCACCATCGACTATTTGGCACAGGGCAACGACAAACTGGAGGCTTTCAAAGCTAAAACCGATGTCAATGCACCGCAAGACGCATCGAACAATTCGCGATACATCATTCTGAACTACTTCAAAGCGATGACAGCGGAGGGAAAAACCATCAACAGCAGGAAAGAAGGGCGCATTGCTTATGTCAGCAATGAAAAGAACCAACCTGCCGCGATAGCGAAGTAAGATGGATAAGTGGGACTATAAAAAAGGAAAAGAAACAATGAAAAAGAATATTTTATTGATAGCCTTGTGTATGTTCAGCGTAGTTGTCTTTGCACAGAAAAAGCAACTCACCATTCTGCATACAAACGATACGCACAGCCAGATAATGCCTTTCAACACCACACTTGCCGACACACTGCGTGCAGGACGTGCGGGCTTCGAGCGTCGCATAGCCATGTTGAAGGAAGAAAGAGCAAAAGACCCCAACTTGTTGCTGTTCGATAGTGGCGACTTCTGCCAGGGTTCGCCCTACTTCACTATGTTCAAAGGCGATGTAGAGGTAGGATTGATGAATCTGATGCACTACGATGCAGGCACAATAGGCAACCACGAGTTCGACTTTGGGCTTGACAATATGATACGAATGTTCAAGGGGTTGAACTTCCCCATTGTATGCGCGAACTACGATTTTGCAGGTACGGAATTGGCAAAGATTGTAAAGCCCTACATTATATTAAAGCGCAAGGGTCTGAAGATTGGCGTGTTTGGTTTGTCGCCACAGCTCGATGGTTTGGTGGTAAAGGCGAATTATGGGCCACTGAAGTATATGGATCCGATAGCGTGTGCGCAGAAATGCGTCAATGAACTAAAGAAAAAGAAATGCGACCTTATTATTTGCATATCGCATTTAGGCTTGAATATCGAAGGAGTTAGCGACGAAGAGTTGGTTGCAGGCACACGTGGCATCGACCTGATATTGGGCGGACACTCGCACACCTTCCTAAATGAACTCGCTTACGTGAAGAACTTGGACGGCAAGAAAATAGGTATCGACCAGAACGGAAAGTCGGCAATCTTTGTAGGAAAGATGGTTTTAGACTTGGAAAAGAAGAAATAGAAAAGCAAAAGGAGTTAAGACAACACAGCGTCTTAACTCCTTTTACTTTATATCCACTAATAAAATTACTCGAAATAGAACGTCAGCGCAATCATCTTGGAACGGGCTTCCTTTGCAAAATTGGCATACATCTGCGTATTCTTATCGCGCAATTCCTTTACGTGATTGGCATCTAAGCTGTTCGACAGTCCATACATAAACTTCAATTCAGGGCGCAACTTGAAGAAAGGAAGATAGAAATCGCAACCTAATCCCACCTCTAAATAAGCATCGCCGCCTTTTAACTTTAAGTAATCGTCGTTCTTTCCCGACAGATTAGCCATCGGATTAATACCCAACATTAGGTAGGGGCGATGATTGTTGAAACGCGGAGCAGCTGCAATAAGGTTGAAAGCGCACGAGATATACACGGATTTCAAGTCCTGTGTCTTCTCAATAGGTTGCCCTTTGGCGTTCAAGTCCGTCAGATTTCTGAAAGTAAGGTGGCGTGTACCGAAGTACATGGTAGGTGCTATACGTAGCTGAAACGTCGTGTTCAGGCGCAGTTCGCCCAATACACCCACCGTGAAGCCTGCGTCCCAGCGGTCTTGGTCTACCGAAATAACCTTCTGCACAGGTCCGTTACCATCGCCAAGGTCTACCATTTGCGGTCCCGTATTAACAATTTCAAGGTCTTGCAAGTGTGTGCCAACCATAACACCGAAATGGAACGGACGCAAGTCTGTATAGGGACGGTTCTGCACGGTGCGTTCTTGCGCAAAGCCAACCATTGATGTTGCCAACAATAATATTATGTATAGAAGTCTTTTCATATCTGTTCTTATAACGTTTTCTCTATTTATTTATTGTAACACAAGGCTTTCATCTTTCTTCTCAAAGCCAATAAGACCATCGGTTTTATTTGTATATTGTCTAAATATTTCATTTTCTAATCATTATTTGTAGGTATTAGAAAAATATTATTTACCTTTGCACCATACAAAAGTAGGTATTGAAGACAATCCTATACAAAAACATTATTAATATATAAAAGATTTATAATTATGGCTTATGTAATTAGCAATGACTGCATCGCTTGCGGTACATGTATTGACGAATGTCCAGTAGGAGCTATCTCTGAAGGCGACATCTACAAGATTGACGCTGATGCTTGCACAGAATGCGGCACATGCGCAAGTGTTTGTCCAAGCGAAGCTATTAGCTTAGGCTAAGACAAAACTAATTGTTACTGATTAAATTTAGGCGGACTCTGCGGAGTCCGCTTTTCTTTTTGCCCTTTCCCAGTGTTCTTCAGCACTCGCCTTAGCAACAAAAGGTAAATAGTTCCCTACCAAACTATTCAATTAGATAATCATTCATTTTCCTTACTAACGTGAGTTCGACATAAGAAATCACTCCAACATATTATCTATAAAAAACTTAGACGTTTCTAAACCGAAAGAAAATAAAGAAATAATCTTGTAATTCGAGTATTTATTACCACTTAAAAAGGTTATAGTGAGCTGTTTTGTTTAATCAATTTAATTAAATCCGTTTTAAGAAGAATTGAGAAGAATTAACAATAAATTAATGTATTTATAATCAATAAGAAACTGAATATGTCTATTTAATTCTTATATCGAACTCACGTTATAGCAACATTAATTATCCGTTGGAATAATGCATACAACGCGCAACTAATATCCATATATTCATCGAATTCCTGTTTTAATGTAATTATATAGATTTTCTGACACATCTGCATATTGCGAAAATGTTGACAACATTGTATTCTGATTAAATGGTATTGAGCATGAAGCAACACTATAAATGCGAGACTTTTGGGGTTCATTTTGTATAAATCTCAAGAATTCAAATAGGAATTGCATTTCATATTTACCCCTATAAAACATATGCCCTTTAGCTTGTAACTTTGCTTTTTCTGTATAAACAACCGAGTCTTCCAGCTGAGGTGCATTCTTATACTTCTTCTCAATGTCTGATAATTTATAGGAATATCTTATATCTCCAATTTTTAAAGAAAGCCATTCTTTAGGAAAACTATTATCAAGAGACACGTCACGTCTGTCCCAAACAGGGCTATTATAAAGACAGCTATACCAGGCATTGAACAGTGATATTCCTTCTAAAAACTTTTCATGTTCAGAATGAAATAAATCCATACAGTTAGTATAATTATCAGGATACTTTACCCTTGACATCTTAAACTCAGTTTCAAGAATGCTACTAACACATCTATCCGAAAGATAGTAGTTTTCTATCGCATAACCATCTGTAATGAAAATAGTATCAGGAAGATTATCATTATTATCAAAGTCTCGATCCACAAAATATCGTTTAGCGTATCTTCTACTATCTTCTTTCGCTTCTATAAATATATTAGCTGCGATGACTGAACTTTTACCATTGCATATAATTTCTACAGGGGTTTTCTGACAAACATTTTGGACAATAGGTCTGTAGTAAGGCATGTCATAGCCTTCTACAAAGCAATAAATAGCATCTTCACCATATAGAGGAATAAGCAAAGTGAATCTAGAATAGATAACAGAAGCATCAGCTCGTTTCTTGGCCAATGCATTTGGGGTGAAATTCTGATCAGTCATTATTCTTTAAAAATTCATGCATCCCAACAGTAAATTGTTGCAGTTTGTCGCCAAAGATAAATGGTGAATGAGTTACAGCCATTAAGAACATACAATTACCTGATTCAATAATATCTGGCAATAGATTTTCCTGCCAATATATAGACAATGACAACTCTGGCTCATCAAATAACACTATATACCTTTTATCAAGTTCCAAATATATTTGGGAAAAGATGGAAACAATTTGCTTCTCGCCCGAACTTAATTGATTCAATTGAACATTGTTATCTTGCGATATTACAGGCTTACCATCAATGCAACGGTAAATTGCAAGTGTTACATTACTAGCATCATATACAAATTTTTTATCACTCAAATACTTGTTGCATACTTCACAATACTTATTGATTGCAGAATCGTACTTTTCTTGACTTCTGTATATCATTAATAACTGTTGTAAATAGAACAACAGGAAATCGTTCTCCAATAAAGCCTTATCTTGTTTCTTAAATTGATCCAATATAACAGATTTGTCACTCGCATTCAATTTACTACCTGTTCGATCAAGGACTATTCTTAATTCATCTTCTGTACAATTCAATTCATGTTTGGAAATTGAATTCGTACCTAACATTTGATGAATTACGTCGCCCGACACAATTGTAAAACCCTCCAATGATGATTTCCTGATAATGTCTGTAATAGTTTCAATTCGTCTTGCAACATCCTTCAT
This window encodes:
- a CDS encoding DUF4435 domain-containing protein translates to MTDQNFTPNALAKKRADASVIYSRFTLLIPLYGEDAIYCFVEGYDMPYYRPIVQNVCQKTPVEIICNGKSSVIAANIFIEAKEDSRRYAKRYFVDRDFDNNDNLPDTIFITDGYAIENYYLSDRCVSSILETEFKMSRVKYPDNYTNCMDLFHSEHEKFLEGISLFNAWYSCLYNSPVWDRRDVSLDNSFPKEWLSLKIGDIRYSYKLSDIEKKYKNAPQLEDSVVYTEKAKLQAKGHMFYRGKYEMQFLFEFLRFIQNEPQKSRIYSVASCSIPFNQNTMLSTFSQYADVSENLYNYIKTGIR
- the rplS gene encoding 50S ribosomal protein L19; the encoded protein is MDLIKIAEEAFATGKQHPEFRAGDTVTVAYKIVEGNKQRVQLYRGVVIKINGEGEKKRFTVRKMSGTIGVERIFPMESPNIESIEVNKHGKVRRAKLYYLRNLTGKAARIKERRVVSAKKDK
- a CDS encoding 4Fe-4S binding protein; this encodes MAYVISNDCIACGTCIDECPVGAISEGDIYKIDADACTECGTCASVCPSEAISLG
- a CDS encoding ATP-binding protein; protein product: MEKSFIEEFEILGLFGYKNVCITFNHSTLIVIGENGFGKTSVLNALNFLITHSYKRLLEIKFNAIRLTINGREFFYERNLIEQYSSYIDRKDNEDHSIIDFVRRNTDNKVFLTAVDLIESGKRKDFFTFINNDDFLKTIPGNLLYQELFTWNEQTKTFHDFVVMENLIDSYDYTVLFYPTYRRVEVDYQSLFPLGERRKLMRFEEERNNENEDMNIRFGMKDVARRIETITDIIRKSSLEGFTIVSGDVIHQMLGTNSISKHELNCTEDELRIVLDRTGSKLNASDKSVILDQFKKQDKALLENDFLLFYLQQLLMIYRSQEKYDSAINKYCEVCNKYLSDKKFVYDASNVTLAIYRCIDGKPVISQDNNVQLNQLSSGEKQIVSIFSQIYLELDKRYIVLFDEPELSLSIYWQENLLPDIIESGNCMFLMAVTHSPFIFGDKLQQFTVGMHEFLKNND
- a CDS encoding diaminopimelate dehydrogenase encodes the protein MKKIRAAVVGYGNIGHYAIEALEAAKDFEIAGIVRRQGDKDKPLELTPYDVVDDIAKLKNVDVAILAAPTRSCPKYAERIVAMGINTVDSFDIHTSILDYRTKQMENCKKAGKVSVIAAGWDPGSDSVVRILMESLAPKGLSYTNFGPGMSMGHSVCVRGKEGVKNALSVTIPLGEGIHRRMVYVELEDGAKLEEVTKAIKADPYFANDETHVFAVASVDDVRDMGHGVHLVRKGVSGKTQNQHFEFNMSINNPALTSQILVNCARATMRLAAGCYTMPEIPVIDYLPASREEVINTLV
- a CDS encoding 5'-nucleotidase C-terminal domain-containing protein, whose amino-acid sequence is MNKKMFLIGGMAAVLTCTPCAAQRAKYQLTGVQRSRILIDARYDKAKDPKAVEFLAPYKHIVDSIMTPVVAQSDHYMAAHRPESDLSNLLADILVWAAKGYNEKVDFAVYNMGGIRAALPKGNVTVGDVNDIAPFENKICFLTLSGEKVLELFQQIAHTGGEGVSKGVLLGLTKRNTLQYASLHGKQIDPKAQYRIATIDYLAQGNDKLEAFKAKTDVNAPQDASNNSRYIILNYFKAMTAEGKTINSRKEGRIAYVSNEKNQPAAIAK
- a CDS encoding bifunctional metallophosphatase/5'-nucleotidase, producing the protein MKKNILLIALCMFSVVVFAQKKQLTILHTNDTHSQIMPFNTTLADTLRAGRAGFERRIAMLKEERAKDPNLLLFDSGDFCQGSPYFTMFKGDVEVGLMNLMHYDAGTIGNHEFDFGLDNMIRMFKGLNFPIVCANYDFAGTELAKIVKPYIILKRKGLKIGVFGLSPQLDGLVVKANYGPLKYMDPIACAQKCVNELKKKKCDLIICISHLGLNIEGVSDEELVAGTRGIDLILGGHSHTFLNELAYVKNLDGKKIGIDQNGKSAIFVGKMVLDLEKKK
- a CDS encoding porin family protein, which encodes MKRLLYIILLLATSMVGFAQERTVQNRPYTDLRPFHFGVMVGTHLQDLEIVNTGPQMVDLGDGNGPVQKVISVDQDRWDAGFTVGVLGELRLNTTFQLRIAPTMYFGTRHLTFRNLTDLNAKGQPIEKTQDLKSVYISCAFNLIAAAPRFNNHRPYLMLGINPMANLSGKNDDYLKLKGGDAYLEVGLGCDFYLPFFKLRPELKFMYGLSNSLDANHVKELRDKNTQMYANFAKEARSKMIALTFYFE